A portion of the Streptomyces coeruleoprunus genome contains these proteins:
- a CDS encoding DUF3515 domain-containing protein, with protein MSAHRLFRLPVAVVAVAALMAAAGCSSTDARASVTVPSPTAEEAALCRALHEELPETVAGLGRSGTEPRSDLTAAWGDGAIVLRCGVPRPARMSDPQAEAVEADGVGWLLERRAGDGPRFTTTLRKAYVEVSLGERFAHDATPLVAFAAAVRGAVPPSL; from the coding sequence ATGAGTGCCCACCGGCTTTTCCGCCTGCCCGTCGCTGTCGTCGCCGTCGCCGCGCTGATGGCGGCCGCGGGCTGTTCCTCCACGGACGCGCGGGCGTCGGTCACGGTTCCCAGCCCGACGGCGGAGGAGGCCGCCCTCTGCCGGGCGCTGCACGAGGAGCTTCCGGAGACGGTCGCGGGCCTCGGCCGGAGCGGCACGGAGCCGCGTTCCGATCTGACCGCCGCGTGGGGGGACGGGGCGATCGTACTGCGCTGCGGTGTCCCGCGGCCCGCCAGGATGAGCGATCCGCAGGCGGAGGCCGTGGAGGCCGACGGTGTCGGCTGGCTGCTGGAGCGGCGCGCGGGCGACGGGCCCCGGTTCACCACCACGCTGCGGAAGGCGTACGTGGAGGTGTCGCTGGGCGAGCGGTTCGCGCATGACGCGACGCCGTTGGTGGCCTTCGCGGCGGCGGTCCGGGGCGCCGTCCCGCCGAGCCTCTGA
- a CDS encoding Lrp/AsnC ligand binding domain-containing protein, translating into MVQAYILIQTEVGKASLVAETIAKIPGVLQAEDVTGPYDVIVRAQADTVDDLGRMVVAKVQQVEGITRTLTCPVVHL; encoded by the coding sequence GTGGTACAGGCGTACATCCTGATTCAGACCGAGGTGGGGAAGGCGTCGCTCGTCGCCGAGACCATCGCGAAGATCCCCGGTGTGCTCCAGGCCGAGGACGTCACGGGTCCGTACGACGTGATCGTGCGCGCCCAGGCCGACACGGTCGACGACCTCGGCCGCATGGTGGTCGCCAAGGTCCAGCAGGTGGAAGGCATCACCCGCACGCTGACCTGCCCGGTCGTGCATCTGTAG